The genomic segment GAAGCAGTCTCGTCTTCCTCGGCCTGATGTTGCCAGGATCCATGGTTCTGTACGGCTGGACGTTGGACAAGAAGTTTGGTGGCATCCCTCTTCCTGTTATCTGCATGTTTCTGCAAGGCATCGCACAGTTGGCTGCGTTTCCAAGCTTGAATGCTTACATTCTGGATGTCATGCAACATCAAAACGGGGAAGCTTCAGGTAAGTTATATGCGTATTTTTGGGCCATACGTATAACATTGACACTAACAAGTTCGTAGCCAGCCACTACCTCATGCGATATATGTGCGCCGGTCTTGCAACTGCGGTGTGCCTTCCTTTGATAGAAGCCATCGGTGTCGGTTGGGTTTCAACGATGTCAGCTGGGATACAATTCATCTGTGCCGGACTAGTATACCTGACCGTTCGACTCGGCGAAGGCTGGCGGCAAACACATCAATTACCCATTCCGCTGTAGCTTCCAGATACGTTCTGTATCTATAGGGTCATCTTCATTGGGCATATTTTACTGGATTTGTGTTCCTAGAAAGAAATACTCCGCTAGGCGTGAGACAGATTTGAACATTAACTTGTATGTACCAGCCAGACTTGACACTTTTCTCCATGTATATACACGTGCTTGGCTACCTGCAGGGATTCCTTCACCAAAACTTGATGGTCTGATTGTTACTTGAACATAGATGCTCGCGAGACTCAATCAGTCTCATCACCCGTCGCAAACTCTCCAGCCTTGATCTTGTCGCTGAGAGCCTTGTTCTCCCTGATGTAAGCAGTAAGATCGGTCCGCTTCTCGAGAAGAAGGTCTGCAACAAGGCGACCGAAGACAACCTCTCCAGCAGCGTTTAGATGCGTAGAGTCGCCCGAAGCAAGATCGTACTTGTGTCCGTTCTCATTTCCGATGGCGTTGATGTAGTTGGTGCTGGCAGTGTTGAGGTCGAGGTACGTCGCGCCCACGGCTTCCGCGGCGGCGATGGCTCTAAGGCGCTCAGTTTCCAAGTTCTGAATGACCTTACCGCCGCTGAAGGTGCGGCGTGTAAGTGACGTGATCAAAATCTGCGTTGAATGTTAATATGTTTATTGGATGCAGTCCTATTACTTTTTCACTCACAGGTGTTCCGCCTGCAGCCGTAACCTCGTTGGCTAGCTTCTCCAAATTCGCTTGGAACTGGTCGGCAGAGATGTTTGCCGCTGCCTTTTGGTCATTGTGACCGAACTGAATCGTGACAATCGGGCTGAACGCATCTTTGTTCGCCTCAACCTCGCCAATGACGGTGTCCCAGATGCCCTGAGCCCGGAACGACACAGTCGTCGCTCCACTCTTGCCGTAGTTCTTTCCATCGGCCGGGGACTCGACAAATGAGAGGAAGCCGTTTCCCCAACCTCCGCCGATGGCAACAGTCGAATCGCCCGTCAGGAGAAAGTAGGGCGGCTTGGCATCGCGGATCTGAGGTGCGCTGAATGGACTGAACGGAACAGCGGAAACTGTCGTGAACGCCGTGGCGACAACAGAAAGAGCTTGACTGACTTTCATTTTGCAGCTTCTGGGGTTTGGACTGGAACGAATGGGAATTTCGCTAGGAAACGCTAAACAACATCAAAAGACACGAGTATGATCGCAATGACTGGCACTGTCTACGCAACAAGGCCAACAAGCTTGATATAAAGCCATGGAAAGTGAGTCTTTAATCTAACTTCCTCTCTTACAAACTGTCAAAGTCGCATCGTCGCATCTCGGCGGAGACTGAGCCGAAAGAAGCGATGACACCAAGCAGGGCGCCAATGCCGCGATGTCCCCACGCCAATCCCACCAATAACTCTCGGTTTTGTATATTGACGTCTCGCGCACCTCCTGGAATAGTCAAGGTTTAACTCATGGCGCGGCACAATTGCTGCGGAGATGAGATCTTGCTTCCGCTGATCGTATGGCGAATATGGACGACCTCGGGCAACGGGAAGCTTGGCATGTAACAGTGCGGGGGAGTCCACGCCTGACACTCGGGCTGCTCCGTGGCATCATTCGGCCGACTTGCGCGGACCACGTGCAAAGATTCACTTAAGTGCCAGGGGATTTTTTTGATATATGTCGTCGCGACGCCATACACGACTCGCACATGGAGGTGTGGTTTCTAGAGAGTAGTAGACCCCGATGTTGATGACAATTGATAACTATTGGCAACCACGCATCTTAAGCCTACAAGGCTTTATTGAGGTTGTTGTTGATGTTCAGCATTGACGTCATGCGCACTAGAATGGGAACAGCGTCCTTCGTCAAATTCTATATCAACTCTACTGAAGCAGTCAACTTGGCGCATTATTCCAGCCTCAGCATGCTTCGTGCTCCTGTCGAGGGCCGCTGGAAACAGACCTCAGCCTTGCTTGCTATTATTCAAAGGGGTGAAATCCTAATTCGGCCAAACTATTAACGGACAAGAATTGGCTATTGGGATTGGATGTTCGCAGTTGCACACACAACGTCTAGCCTCATAGGGGTTGTTGAAATGTCTCACCTGCACGATGCCCGTTCAGGCAAGCAATGACGTGGTGCAAGATTTCCTCGAGAGTAAAACTTGAAATGTTGAGTTGCAATAGACTCTGTAGAAGAACGCATCTTAACAAACCTCAAAATTCGGACTACTAGCACTGTCTGATGCAGTGTTGTAAAATAGGCAAACAATTATCTGCAGACCCATTCCCGTCTTACTTGCCCGAGTGGGATCATCTCCAAAGCTTCACTTGAATTCACGTTAGAATCCTCAGAGCTTCGGTAATGGCAGCTTTTCACTTATTCTCAGAGCTCCCATTCGAACTACGCATTCACATCTGGCACCTTGCGAAAGAGCCGCGGACTCTGGTCGTCCGCACCTGTGATGAACCCGCAAAATATCCGCCGTCAACCGCTCGATTCCACCTTGATTTATTGCCGTTCATCAAATACTGTTCCCGCAATTTTGCAGACTTGTCGAGAATCGCGCAACATCGGTCTGTATGACAAAGCCTTCTCTGGAGGCCTGAACCCGCGATATGTCTGGGTTGATTTTGGTCTTGATAC from the Colletotrichum lupini chromosome 3, complete sequence genome contains:
- a CDS encoding GDSL-like Lipase/Acylhydrolase, giving the protein MKVSQALSVVATAFTTVSAVPFSPFSAPQIRDAKPPYFLLTGDSTVAIGGGWGNGFLSFVESPADGKNYGKSGATTVSFRAQGIWDTVIGEVEANKDAFSPIVTIQFGHNDQKAAANISADQFQANLEKLANEVTAAGGTPILITSLTRRTFSGGKVIQNLETERLRAIAAAEAVGATYLDLNTASTNYINAIGNENGHKYDLASGDSTHLNAAGEVVFGRLVADLLLEKRTDLTAYIRENKALSDKIKAGEFATGDETD